The Melospiza georgiana isolate bMelGeo1 chromosome 9, bMelGeo1.pri, whole genome shotgun sequence genome has a segment encoding these proteins:
- the EXTL2 gene encoding exostosin-like 2 has protein sequence MRWFHLCKLPGRVMGIRLLRFTSVVIIVLLLVAGALTALLPTIKDDKLPNSRREPKTQTQPALDSFTLIMQTYNRTDLLLKLLNHYQAIPHLHKVIVVWNNIGEKTPEEMWNSLGPHPVPVVFKVQTVNRMRNRLQNFPDLETKAVLMMDDDTLVSAHDLAFAFSVWQQFPEHIVGFVPRKHISTPSGVYSYGSFELQSPGFGNGDQYSMVLIGAAFFHSGYLEDFQQQPEAVHALIDETQNCDDIAMNFLVAKHTGKPSGVFVKPVDIRNLEKDTNSGYSGMWHRAEHLLQRSYCVNKLVNIYDGMPLKYSNIMISQFGFPNYANHKNKM, from the exons ATGAG GTGGTTTCACTTGTGTAAGCTTCCAGGAAGAGTTATGGGAATCCGCCTGCTGCGCTTCACCTCTGTGGTGATCATCGTCCTGCTCCTTGTGGCAGGTGCTTTAACAGCTTTGCTTCCCACTATCAAAGATGACAAATTGCCCAACTCGAGAAGGGAACCCAAAACCCAGACTCAGCCTGCCCTGGATTCATTCACTCTTATTATGCAGACATACAATAGAACTGACTTACTGCTAAAGCTTTTAAATCATTATCAAGCAATCCCCCACCTACATAAAGTAATTGTGGTGTGGAACAACATTGGTGAGAAGACACCAGAGGAAATGTGGAATTCCTTGGGGCCTCATCCTGTCCCTGTTGTCTTTAAAGTTCAAACTGTAAATCGTATGAGAAACAGACTGCAGAATTTCCCTGACCTGGAAACAAAAG CTGTTTTAATGATGGATGATGACACACTAGTCAGTGCTCATGACCTTGCTTTTGCCTTTTCCGTTTGGCAG caaTTTCCAGAGCACATAGTGGGATTTGTTCCTAGAAAGCACATTTCCACTCCTTCAGGTGTCTACAGTTATGGCAGCTttgagctgcagagccctggctttGGCAATGGAGATCAGTACTCCATGGTGCTCATCGGTGCAGCATTTTTTCACAGCGGCTATTTGGAAGACTTTCAACAGCAGCCAGAAGCAGTTCACGCCTTAATAGATGAAACTCAAAACTGTGATGATATTGCCATGAATTTTCTGGTAGCCAAGCATACTGGAAAGCCTTCAGGAGTGTTTGTGAAGCCTGTTGACATAAGAAATTTAGAAAAGGACACTAACAGTGGCTATTCTGGAATGTGGCACCGAGCAGAGCATTTGTTACAGAGATCCTACTGTGTAAATAAACTCGTTAATATTTATGATGGCATGCCCTTAAAATATTCTAATATCATGATTTCTCAGTTTGGTTTTCCTAATTATGCCAATCACAAAAATAAGATGTAA